A region of the Salvelinus sp. IW2-2015 unplaced genomic scaffold, ASM291031v2 Un_scaffold4899, whole genome shotgun sequence genome:
ggaagagggaggtggtactgctgaaagatgaggagagactaggaggaagagggaggaggtactgctgaaagatgaggagagactaggaggaagaggaggtggtggtactgctgaaagatgaggagagactaggaggaagagggaggtggtaCAGCTGAAAGATGAGGAAGAgactaggaggaagagggaggtggtactgctgaaagatgaggagagactaggaggaagagggaggtggttactgctgaaagatgaggagagactgaaaggtgaggagggaggagtggagtactgctgaaagatgaggagagactgaggagaggaggaggaggaggtactgctgaaagatgaggaggagactaggaggaagagggaggaggtactgctgaaagatgaggagagactaggaggaagagggaggaggtacTGCTGAAAATGAGGAAgactaggaggaagaggaggtggtggtactgctgaaagatgaggagagactaggaggaagagggaggtgatactgctgaaagatgaggagagactaggaggaagaggaggaggtactgctgaaagatgaggagagactaggaggaagagggaggtggtactgctgaaagatgaggagagactaggaggaagagggaggaggtactgctgaaagatgaagGAGAgctaggaggaagagggaggtggtggtactgctgaaagatgaggagagactaggaggaagagggagtggtactgctgaaagatgaggagagactaggaggaagagggaggtggtactgctgaaagatgaggagagactaggaggaagagggaggtggtactgctgaaagatgaggagagacgaaaggtgaggaggaagagagtggtactgctgaaagatgaggagagactgagggaaggagggagaggtggaggtacTGCTGAAAATGAGGAGAgactaggaggaagagggaggtggtactgctgaaagatgaggagagactaggaggaagagggaggaggtacTGCTGAAAGAATAGGAGAgactaggaggaagagggaggaggtactgctgaaagatgaggagagactaggaggaagagggaggtggttactgctgaaagatgaggagagactaggaggagagggaggtgatactgctgaaagatgaggagagactaggaggaagagggaggattactgctgaaagatgaggagagactaggaggaagaggggaggtggTCCTGCTgaaaagatgaggagagactaggaggaagagggaggtggtggtACTGCtggaaagatgaggagagagactaggaggaagagggaggtggtactgctgaaagatgagAAGACtaggagaagagggaggtggtgactgctgaaagatgaggagagactaggaggaagagggaggtggtactgctgaaagatgaggagagactaggaggaagagggaggcggtactgctgaaagatgaggagagactaggaggaagagggaggtggtaCTGCTGAAATGATGAGGAGAGGctaaggaggaagagggaggtggtaCTGACTGAAAGTGAGGAGAGACCTAGGAGGAAAGGGAGGTGGTACTGCTGAAAAAAGATgagtctctcctcatctttcagcaggaccaccacctcctccctcctccctcctcacctttcagtctctcctcatctttcagcagtaccACCAGCTGCTTGCTCTTCTCTCTGACGTTGATCCCCTGGTCTTTTCCGTCTCTGTCTATGTACTGGAAGTCCTTCAGAGTCTGGATGGCAAAGATGTTCTCTTTACACTGCAGGGCCACACGCTCTGAGCccgtctggaacacacacacacacacacacacacacatattaaacaCTGCAGGGCCACACGCTCTGACCCcgtctgggacacacacacacacacacacataaacacacaacatATTACACACATTAAACATTTTCACCTCAGACGTTACGGATTCCGGGATTCTGACCAAAGCGTTTAAAGAAAACGAAGCCAAAACGGTTCAAGTCTGTTTTattattcggcgcacgtgactaaTAAAGTTTTTGATTTGATTCGTATCATCAAAGGGGGGGGGTGCGTTACCTTAATCAGGTAGTCGAGCAGTGTTAGCGCCTTGTACACGTGTCTCCAGTTCTTTCCGTGGTCGTTGAGTCGTCTCCAGATCATGCTCATGATCTCACTGAACGCCACCACGTTGTAGGTCAGGTCGGCGACCTCTGACATCAGAGAGGACGAGGGCCCCCAGGGGTCGTTGGAGGTGGACTCTCGGACTTTCTTCTCCGCGTCAGAGTAGTTGTTCATCACGTTCTTCACAGAACGTCTGATAGTGGAGCTAGGCATAGTGgtggtctctcacacacacacacacacgctaccacGACTGGGACACACagtcaagagtgtgtgtgtgttggggggggggagagTTTGTGTCTCCGAATCAGTTCTCGCTGCACCGgcagcgttgtgtgtgtgtgtgtgtcaccgtgtcagagtgtgtgtgtgttcagggctCCTCCGCAGGCCAGCAGTGCGTTTCCACAGTCCTCCAGACAACAGCCTGTTAGcaccatctccacacacacagagctggacGCACACACAGCCACGCCatcacctgaggagagagagagacaggggggggtTAGGTATGGTGAGAGAAGGGCGAGGCGAgcgaaggagagggaaagagagagggcgaggcgagcgaaggagaggggaaaagagagagggcgagcgagCGAAGGGGGAGGGGAATAAAGAGAGGGCGAGCGAGCGAAGGGGGAGGGCAAAGAGAGAAGGGCGAGCGAGCgaaggaggggagggaaaagagaagagggcGAGCGAagggagagggcaagagagagggcgagcgagcgaaggggaaaagagagagggcgagcgaaggggaggggaaagagaaggggcgagcgagagggagaggggaaagagagagggcgagcaagggagaggggaaaagagagagggcgagcaagcgaaagggggaaaagagagagggcgagcgagggggagaggggaaagagagggcgagcgaggggaggggaaagagagagggcgagcgaagggagagggaaagagagggcgagcgagagggagagggaaagagagaggggagcgaagggagaggagaagaagagagggcgagcgatgggagagggaaagagagagggcgagcgaTGGGAGAGGGCAAAAGAGAGAGGCgagcgaaggagaggagaagagagggcgcAAGAGAGGGGCAAAGAGAGGGCGAGcgaagggagaggggaaagagagaggggcgagcgaggggagaggagaaagagagagggcgagcgatgggagaggggaagagagagggcaggtgggaagaggcaaagagagagggcgagcgaagggagaggagaaagagagagggcgagcgaagggagaggggaaagagagagggcgagcgaAGGGAGAGGGCAAAGAGAGAGGGCGAGCAATGGGAGAGATGGGGCCTCATATCAATTTAAGGGCCCAGAAATGTGACTCCTGTGGAgacctccacctccccctcctgccaaactccctcctcaccctcctcccccctttctGCAACCTTCCCTACTcaccctgcctccccctcctaCCAAACCTCCCTACTCACCCTGCCAAACTCCCTCCTCACCCTGCCTCCCCTCCCACCAAACCTCCCTCACGCTGCTCCACCCTCCTGCCAAACCTCCCTCACCCTGCTTCTCCCTCCTACAAACTCCCTCCTCACCGccaaacctccctccctccctcacgctGCCTCCCCCCTGCCAAACATCCCTCCCGCCTCCATGAATACAGCACTGACccaatgacatctgctgctttaaaTCACTTATTCACTCAGACGACTAGAGGAAGAGCCCCCGTCTGTCTCCCGCCGAACACCCCCCCCcggaacaacccccccccccccacacccccagcGCAGGAGGACTGTAACACAGACTGTTCTGTGCTTCTGACAGActtgagagagggagatggtctGGGGCCTAAAccacactagacactatggaaa
Encoded here:
- the LOC112077768 gene encoding epsin-2, with product MPSSTIRRSVKNVMNNYSDAEKKVRESTSNDPWGPSSSLMSEVADLTYNVVAFSEIMSMIWRRLNDHGKNWRHVYKALTLLDYLIKTGSERVALQCKENIFAIQTLKDFQYIDRDGKDQGINVREKSKQLVVLLKDEERLKGEEGGGRRWWSC